Proteins encoded in a region of the Bradyrhizobium sp. CB3481 genome:
- a CDS encoding cupin domain-containing protein: MSLLISIDTNPDFAPKNAVPAPERLISGNPSFKTWAQDASKSDKVLTGVWEATPGETHSIKGTTCEFCHIISGLVEIEEKGGETKTYRAGDSFVMKPGFVGVWRTIETVRKIYVCHYD; encoded by the coding sequence ATGTCACTTCTGATCAGCATCGACACTAATCCGGATTTCGCACCGAAGAACGCTGTGCCCGCTCCGGAACGGCTCATTTCAGGTAACCCATCATTCAAGACCTGGGCGCAAGACGCTTCGAAGAGCGACAAGGTGCTGACCGGCGTCTGGGAAGCTACGCCCGGCGAGACTCATTCCATCAAGGGCACGACCTGCGAGTTCTGTCACATCATTTCGGGTCTTGTCGAAATTGAGGAAAAGGGCGGTGAGACGAAGACTTACCGGGCTGGCGACAGCTTTGTGATGAAACCGGGCTTTGTCGGGGTCTGGCGCACGATCGAGACAGTGCGAAAGATCTACGTCTGCCATTACGACTGA
- a CDS encoding GNAT family N-acetyltransferase — translation MGRTVRVKSFELAARDINDVDVKLLHALSIAVGWPHRPKDWDFLRRAGQGIVAVDGIGRVFGSAMWFPHGREFATVGLVITSPRTQAQGTGRWLMKQVFERCGERNLSLNSTDAAYHLYLSLGFRKEAVVYQWQGEVMSPVPPVPVLDGELTSLAAQNVEEIAALDERAFGTSRQRLLALLSEGASICVLRRGGEISGYSMQREFGRGHVIGPIVASNDRDAIHLTAVHLKDLVGRFARVDTREQTGPFADFLQQSRLGMIDTVTTMSKGRRFLNRKENESWVYGLAGHALS, via the coding sequence ATGGGGCGAACGGTACGCGTAAAGTCGTTTGAACTGGCCGCGAGGGACATCAACGACGTTGATGTGAAGCTACTGCATGCTCTTTCCATCGCGGTTGGCTGGCCACATCGGCCCAAGGACTGGGATTTCCTGCGACGCGCCGGACAAGGCATCGTCGCTGTTGATGGCATCGGGCGCGTTTTCGGCAGCGCGATGTGGTTCCCCCATGGGCGCGAATTCGCCACCGTCGGTTTGGTGATCACATCGCCCCGTACCCAGGCACAAGGTACTGGCCGCTGGCTCATGAAGCAGGTGTTTGAGCGGTGTGGCGAGCGGAATTTGAGCCTGAACTCGACCGACGCAGCCTATCATCTTTACCTTTCGCTGGGCTTCAGGAAGGAAGCAGTCGTGTATCAGTGGCAGGGTGAGGTCATGTCACCCGTCCCGCCAGTGCCAGTTCTGGACGGTGAATTGACATCGCTGGCCGCGCAGAATGTTGAAGAAATCGCAGCACTGGATGAGCGAGCATTCGGAACAAGCCGTCAGAGGTTGCTTGCATTGCTTTCAGAGGGCGCGTCAATTTGCGTTCTGCGCCGCGGCGGGGAGATCTCCGGCTATTCCATGCAGCGCGAATTCGGACGTGGTCACGTGATCGGCCCGATCGTCGCCAGCAATGATCGTGACGCGATCCATCTCACGGCCGTGCATCTCAAAGATCTCGTCGGACGGTTCGCCCGGGTCGATACGCGGGAGCAGACGGGTCCGTTTGCCGACTTCCTTCAGCAGAGCCGTCTCGGTATGATCGACACTGTCACGACCATGTCCAAAGGGCGCCGATTTCTCAACCGAAAGGAAAACGAATCGTGGGTCTACGGATTAGCCGGGCACGCGTTGAGCTGA
- a CDS encoding haloacid dehalogenase type II — protein MTKFRPKYITFDCYGTLTNFDMAGAARRVYGSQLPATTMANFIKDFAAYRLDEVLGAWKPYFEVVHNSVERTCKRNGVVFRPEDAQRINEEIHTWGPHPDVPAGLAKVAREIPLVILSNSMKNLIMSNVEKLGAPFHTVITAEETGAYKPHMKGFEYMFDKLGCGPEDITHVSSSFRYDLMTAYDLGIKSKVWVNRGHEPANPFYEYTEVADIGGLAAAVGLEPFRKSA, from the coding sequence ATGACGAAGTTCCGACCGAAATACATCACCTTCGATTGCTACGGCACGCTGACGAATTTCGACATGGCCGGTGCGGCAAGGAGAGTCTACGGCTCCCAGCTTCCCGCCACGACGATGGCAAATTTCATCAAGGATTTCGCTGCCTATCGCCTGGACGAGGTTCTTGGCGCGTGGAAACCGTACTTCGAGGTCGTGCATAATTCGGTAGAGCGTACGTGCAAGCGCAATGGTGTTGTATTTCGGCCGGAGGATGCCCAGCGCATCAACGAAGAGATCCACACATGGGGCCCACATCCTGACGTCCCGGCGGGTCTGGCCAAAGTTGCGAGGGAGATTCCCCTGGTCATCCTGTCGAACTCCATGAAGAACCTCATCATGTCGAACGTGGAGAAGCTCGGCGCGCCCTTCCACACGGTGATCACGGCCGAGGAAACCGGCGCCTACAAGCCGCACATGAAGGGCTTTGAGTACATGTTTGACAAGCTGGGCTGCGGTCCGGAAGACATCACCCACGTCTCATCCTCGTTCCGCTACGACCTGATGACGGCCTATGACTTGGGCATCAAGAGCAAGGTCTGGGTGAACCGCGGTCACGAGCCCGCGAATCCCTTCTATGAATACACCGAGGTCGCTGACATCGGGGGGCTGGCCGCGGCAGTCGGCTTGGAGCCGTTTCGTAAGAGCGCGTGA
- a CDS encoding NAD-dependent succinate-semialdehyde dehydrogenase — protein sequence MIALKDRELFRQQALIGGNWRDASTKATVDVIDPASQKVLGTIPDMGRDETRAAINAAADAFKRWKTRSHAERAALLERWYELMRRHEQDLALLLTLEQGKPLAESLGEIRYGGSFVKWFAEEARRINGSTIPAPTIDRRILVLKEPVGVCGIITPWNFPNAMITRKVAPALAAGCTVVIKPSEFTPFSALAIGVLAERAGIPAGVINIVTGMPAEIGKELMANEAVRKISFTGSTRVGALLMKGAADNVKKLSLELGGNAPFIVFDDADLDRAVEGAIASKFRNGGQTCVCCNRILVQSGIYDAFAQKLASRVAKMKVGAGTEEGVAIGPMINGAAIEKIRRHVTDALDKGAKIIAQSETVPEDRQYARPIVLGGATTEMLLASEETFGPVAPLFRFETEDEAIAIANGTPFGLAAYFYTENLKRSWRVAEALEFGMVGLNTGLISTEVAPFGGVKQSGLGREGSQLGIDEYLEIKALHVGGLD from the coding sequence ATGATAGCATTGAAGGACAGAGAACTGTTTCGCCAACAGGCGCTGATCGGTGGCAATTGGCGGGATGCGAGTACGAAAGCTACCGTCGATGTGATCGATCCCGCTAGCCAGAAAGTGCTTGGCACCATACCCGACATGGGGCGTGACGAGACCAGGGCAGCAATCAACGCCGCCGCTGATGCGTTCAAACGTTGGAAGACCAGGTCTCATGCAGAACGTGCAGCGCTGCTGGAGCGTTGGTATGAGCTCATGCGACGTCATGAGCAGGATCTGGCGCTTCTGCTGACGCTGGAACAAGGCAAGCCGCTTGCTGAATCGCTCGGAGAAATCCGTTACGGGGGATCCTTCGTCAAATGGTTTGCGGAAGAGGCTCGCCGGATCAATGGATCGACAATCCCGGCGCCCACGATCGATCGCCGCATTCTGGTTCTGAAAGAGCCGGTCGGCGTCTGCGGAATCATCACGCCATGGAATTTCCCCAATGCGATGATTACGCGCAAAGTGGCGCCTGCTCTTGCCGCGGGCTGCACCGTGGTCATCAAGCCCTCTGAATTCACGCCCTTTTCGGCCCTCGCGATCGGTGTTCTGGCGGAGCGGGCGGGAATTCCCGCGGGCGTGATCAACATCGTGACCGGCATGCCGGCGGAAATCGGCAAGGAGCTGATGGCCAATGAAGCCGTTCGCAAGATCTCGTTCACCGGATCGACCCGCGTGGGCGCGCTGCTGATGAAAGGCGCCGCCGACAACGTCAAGAAGCTCAGCCTCGAGCTCGGCGGCAATGCGCCGTTCATCGTCTTTGACGATGCCGATCTCGACCGGGCCGTCGAGGGCGCGATTGCATCGAAGTTCCGCAATGGTGGACAGACGTGCGTCTGCTGCAATCGCATTCTCGTGCAATCAGGCATTTACGACGCCTTCGCACAGAAGCTCGCCAGCCGGGTCGCGAAAATGAAGGTCGGCGCCGGCACGGAAGAGGGGGTCGCAATCGGGCCTATGATCAATGGCGCGGCGATCGAAAAGATCAGGCGGCACGTCACCGACGCGCTGGACAAGGGCGCGAAGATCATCGCGCAGAGTGAAACGGTGCCGGAAGATCGGCAGTATGCGCGCCCTATCGTGCTTGGTGGCGCGACGACTGAGATGCTGCTCGCTTCGGAGGAGACTTTCGGTCCGGTCGCACCGCTCTTTCGCTTCGAGACGGAGGACGAGGCGATTGCGATCGCAAATGGCACGCCGTTCGGCCTTGCCGCATATTTCTACACTGAGAACCTCAAGCGCTCATGGCGTGTTGCCGAGGCTCTGGAGTTCGGCATGGTCGGCCTGAACACCGGCCTGATCTCGACGGAGGTTGCGCCTTTCGGCGGTGTAAAGCAGTCGGGATTGGGACGTGAAGGCTCCCAGCTCGGGATAGACGAATATCTCGAGATCAAGGCGCTCCATGTCGGGGGGTTGGACTGA
- a CDS encoding glyoxylate/hydroxypyruvate reductase A: MAFLFNSDSARGAVFRQAFARELPDLEFYHCSESIDPEKIRYLLTWNVPDDVSRFRNLEVLFSLGAGVDQFKAEAIPGHVKLVRMVEDGIIRMMQEYVVLGVLTLHRDMLAYREQQSRGLWQALATSQVTDRRVGFLGLGMLAQTAIDRLKPFGFPLAAWSRSKNVVEGVTCFHGEDQLGDFLQGTDILVCLLPLTEQTSGILNSRLFSLLPAGARLLHVGRGPQLDQNALIEALDSGHLAAAMLDVTDPEPLPEGHPLWSHPKVIITPHIASVTQPHTAAQAVIENIRRHRAGRNPVGLVDRTLGY; encoded by the coding sequence ATGGCATTTCTGTTCAATTCTGATTCTGCCAGGGGGGCAGTCTTCCGCCAGGCTTTTGCGCGCGAGCTCCCCGATCTGGAATTCTACCATTGTAGCGAATCTATCGACCCGGAGAAGATACGCTACCTGCTGACCTGGAATGTGCCGGACGACGTCTCGCGCTTTCGTAATCTGGAAGTGCTCTTTTCGCTCGGCGCGGGGGTTGATCAGTTCAAGGCGGAGGCGATACCCGGCCACGTGAAACTCGTGCGCATGGTCGAGGATGGCATCATACGCATGATGCAGGAATACGTCGTCCTTGGCGTGCTGACCCTCCACCGCGACATGCTTGCATATCGCGAGCAGCAGAGCAGGGGCCTTTGGCAAGCTCTTGCAACGTCCCAGGTGACTGATCGGCGTGTGGGCTTCCTGGGCCTTGGGATGCTGGCGCAAACTGCGATCGATCGCTTGAAGCCATTTGGATTTCCCCTTGCCGCGTGGAGTCGCAGCAAGAACGTGGTCGAGGGTGTCACCTGCTTCCATGGCGAGGATCAGCTCGGCGACTTTCTGCAAGGAACGGATATCCTCGTCTGTCTTCTGCCCCTGACGGAGCAAACGAGCGGTATCCTGAACTCAAGGCTCTTTTCGCTGTTGCCAGCGGGAGCGAGGCTGCTGCATGTCGGCCGCGGCCCGCAGCTTGACCAAAACGCACTCATCGAGGCGCTCGACAGCGGGCACCTGGCGGCAGCGATGCTTGACGTCACCGATCCCGAGCCGCTGCCAGAAGGCCATCCTCTTTGGTCCCATCCGAAGGTGATCATCACGCCGCATATCGCATCCGTGACGCAACCGCATACGGCAGCACAAGCCGTCATAGAAAACATCCGGCGCCACCGTGCTGGACGCAATCCGGTCGGCCTTGTCGACCGAACCCTCGGCTACTAA
- a CDS encoding FliM/FliN family flagellar motor switch protein, with amino-acid sequence MATLDKVSVNLMVVLGTTTMPIHQVMRLSRGAIIELDATEADEVKILANNLPVASGVVLVDRNRIAVEVKQMLPKSPDVR; translated from the coding sequence GTGGCGACCCTCGATAAAGTCAGCGTCAATCTCATGGTGGTGCTCGGCACCACGACCATGCCCATCCACCAGGTGATGCGGCTCTCCCGCGGCGCCATCATCGAACTGGACGCCACCGAGGCGGATGAGGTCAAGATCCTCGCCAACAACCTGCCGGTGGCTTCCGGCGTCGTCCTGGTGGACCGCAACCGCATCGCGGTCGAAGTCAAGCAGATGCTGCCGAAATCCCCTGATGTCAGGTAG
- the lipB gene encoding lipoyl(octanoyl) transferase LipB has translation MVNDRQSLDLTTFARAQGGGEVEWRISAGSAPYRETVAEMEARAAAIAEGKATELVWLLEHPPLYTSGTSGKPTDLLDPRFPLFTTGRGGQLTYHGPGQRVAYVMLDLKRRRPDVRAYVAGLEEWIIRTLDAFNVRGERREDRVGVWVRRPDKGVGYEDKIAAIGVRLRRWVSFHGIAINVEPDLSHFSAIVPCGVADPRYGVTSLVDLGLPVTMEDVDVALRQAFEQVFGATSARLPEATP, from the coding sequence ATGGTTAATGACCGCCAAAGCCTTGATTTGACGACATTCGCGCGTGCCCAGGGCGGCGGCGAGGTCGAATGGCGGATTTCGGCCGGTTCCGCGCCCTACCGCGAGACCGTGGCCGAGATGGAGGCCCGCGCTGCCGCGATCGCCGAGGGAAAGGCGACCGAGCTGGTCTGGCTTTTGGAGCATCCCCCGCTCTACACGTCCGGCACCAGCGGCAAACCGACCGACCTGCTCGACCCGCGCTTTCCGCTGTTCACCACCGGCCGGGGCGGCCAGCTCACCTATCACGGGCCCGGCCAGCGGGTGGCCTATGTCATGCTCGACCTGAAGCGGCGGCGGCCCGACGTGCGCGCCTATGTGGCGGGCCTGGAAGAATGGATCATCCGCACGCTTGACGCCTTCAACGTCCGCGGCGAGCGGCGCGAAGATCGCGTCGGGGTCTGGGTCAGGCGCCCGGACAAGGGGGTTGGCTACGAGGACAAGATCGCCGCGATCGGCGTGCGGCTGCGTCGCTGGGTGTCGTTCCACGGTATTGCCATCAATGTCGAGCCGGACCTGTCGCATTTCTCCGCCATCGTGCCCTGCGGCGTCGCCGACCCGCGCTACGGCGTCACCTCGCTGGTCGATCTCGGCCTGCCCGTGACGATGGAGGACGTCGACGTCGCGCTCCGGCAGGCTTTTGAACAGGTGTTCGGGGCAACCAGTGCGCGCCTGCCGGAAGCGACCCCCTGA